ATCCTCCTGTCCGTTCACGAATGCACGCCAGAAGATCTACGGGCTGGGATACTCCCTCCTCATCTTCGTCTACGACAAGACCGACCACCGGCGGCCGCGCGCGGCTCGCCTGAACATACTCCACACTATCTTCGTCTCTGCAGCCCAAACGGGTGACTTCCAGACGACGACGGGGCTGCGTCGTATTATCAAATCCCAAGCCAATCGAGATGACATCCTCGCTTTCTTCGAGGAGAGACTGCTGCCAGTAGACGACATCGAAGCATTGCGGCTCGCCAAAGAAGTTCTGCGCCGTCCGCCTGCGGTCGGATATCTGACGATTTCCAACGCTCTTCAGTGGCGGCTACAATACGGCCGCGCCATTGAGAAGGCCGGTCGAGTTGCAGGCGTCGCGCGGCTTGGCCAATGAAACCGGCCACCAAAATCGAATTCGGCGACTTCCAGACACCCGCGCCGCTCGCGGATGATGCTTGCACCTGCCTTCGACGCCTCGGCATGAAGCCCAGTAGGATCGTCGAACCGACATGCGGCATCGGCGCATTTCTCGGCGCGGCGACCAGATCCTTTCCTGGTGTCCCTCTCCACGGATTTGAGATCAACCCCGACTACGCTAGCCACGCGCAAACCCTGCACGCAAAATCCGTGGTTCGGGTGGCCGATTTTTTCGCGCACGACTGGGATGCTGAACTATCCGCTGACGCTGACCCGCTGATCCTCGGAAATCCACCTTGGGTCACGAACGCCGCCGTCGCCGCCGTTGATGGCGCGAACCTTCCCGCCAAGACCAACATCTACGGCTTGCGTGGATTGGCTGCCAAGACCGGCAAAGCCAATTTCGACATCGCCGAGTGGATGATCCTGCGATTGCTCGCCGCGCGGCGCGGGCGCCCCGCCACGCTCGCCGTGCTCTGCAAGACCGCCACCGCGCGAAAAGTCTTGCGTCACGCGTGGCGCGGACACCTCCCGATCACGCAAGCTTCCCTCCACCTGATCGACGCGGCCGCTCATTTCGGCGCGGCGGTCGATGCATGCCTGCTCGTCGCACGGCTCGGATCCTCCGGCCCTTGTGCTGCGGCTGTTTTCGCCGATCTGGAGAGCGATGTCCCCACACATCGATTTGGGCTGGCCGGAGCCGATCTGGTGGCGAATCTTGGCGCTTACGAGCGGATGCGCGCCTTCGAGGGACTGTTCCCGTTTCAGTGGCGTTCCGGACTGAAGCATGACTGTGCTTCCGTCCTTGAGCTGGAACCGGACACTGAAGATCGATGGCGCAATCAGGCAGGCGAACTCGTGTCCGTGGAGGCGGAAACGATCTACCCTTGGTGCAAAAGCACCGACCTCGCGCGACGCTCCGGCACACCAACGCGCGCCATCCTGCTTCCGCAGGCCTCGCTGCGGGAGCCTGCCGATCTGCATCTGTCCTCCGCACCCAAGGCGCTGGCCTACCTTAATCGTCACGCCGCCGCATTCGCCGCACGCAAGAGTTCCATCTATCGGCGCGGAGGGCGTTTCGCTGTGTTTGGCTTGGGTGAGTATACTTTCGCGCCATGGAAGGTTGCGGTCTCGTCCTTGCATCGTCCGGTGAAGTTCATCGTGGTCGGTCCTTGGCAGAGTCGTCCGGTGCTTTTCGACGACACTTGCTACTTCCTGCCCTTCGCCACCTCCGCTGAAGCCACGCTCGTTGCGACAGTGTTGAATTCGCGCACGGCGATGGAGTTCATGGACACGCTGATCTTCCCGGGTGCCAAGCGGGCAGTCACCGTGGAACTCCTCAGTCGGCTGAACTTCCATGCGATTGCTGAAGCGGAGCGCATCGTGCTGCCGGCAACCGCCGAAACTGCTGCGGGCAACCGCACACAACTGGAGCTACTAAAATTCGGCTGACGGTGGCGATCCGGACTCGGTGAAGTTCTGCCACAAGATCGGCCTCACCTACGTCTCGTGCTCGCCTTACCGCGTGCCGGTCGCCCGCCTCGCCGCCGCCCAGGCCGCGATCGCGGACGCCAAGGCCGCGAAGAAGTAATCAGCTCACAGCGATCAGCTGTCAGCCTTCAGCTCTCCGAGCCCCGACGCGAAAGCGCCGGGGTTTTTTCTTGCCGGTCAGTCGCCTTGGTGAAGGCCGGGCCCCTCGTCCAAATCGCGAGCGCTGACGCGTGGTGCGCACAGAATCAAACCCGTAGGCAGCGTGCTTGCGCGCGCCTCATGCCGGGATCTCGCTCCCACCTCATCGCCAAAGCTTCCTGGTGGTCGCCGCCGCCCCGGCAGCAACGAGCTGCGTGAACTCGCGCCGCACAGCTGCATCAATCGGCCAACACCTCAAGCCGCGCGTTGGTGCCACCGGCGTCGCACCAGCACCACCGCCAGCGCAGCCGCACCGGCGATCGCCGCCCAAGTCGCCGGCTCCGGCACGGCGCTCACATTCGAGAGGACGATCGCGTTGATGATCGCACCATCCTGATTGCCGGTGCCGCCGTAATCTCCGGACTGCACCGCCCGGAACGAAATCTCGCCGCTCCCATTCGCCGTCGCTTCGAAGCTCGTGTAGCTCGCCGTCGTCTGCGACACAGTGGCGAGCGTGATCAGCGTGTTGTTCGCGAGGAAAGCCTGCTCGCGCTCCGCGAACTCGCCCGAGAAGTAGAGCACCGTCAGCTGATACGTGGCGCCGGCCGTAAGGCCTGCGAACGTGTAGTTGATCGGGCTGCCGCCGCCGTCGTCCCACGCGAGCGTCTGCAGGATGCTCCGCAGCGCGTTGTCGTCGGACGAAGCTTGCCCCGCGAAGGGGTCCGCGGAGGTCTGGTCAAATGTCGGGTCCTGCACGCCAAGCGTCAGCCCGGTGAACGCCACGCCCTGCCACGTCACGCTGCCGCCGTTGATGTTGTAGGCCTGCACGACATTGCCGGGCGTAAGCGCGAGCCCATCGCCCGCGTCGCCGCCGGTGAAGGCTACGGTGGTCTGGGCCGCAGCCGAAGACCAAATGAAGAAGGCGGCAAGGCAGGCGCCGCCCAAACGAAGAACGACCGGCGTGGAAGAGGTCATCGAAGGGTGTGTTCGATCAGACTCATCGGCCGGTTTGGCAACCGCTTAAGCCAAGCCTGCCCCAAAATCGCTCGCCCGCGCAGGACACGCGAAGCGGTCCCAGACGCGCGCCGCCACGCGACTTTCGGGCTATGCCGCGCCGCGCTTTTCTTTTTGCGGCCGTCCCGAGGCGTGGATTGGTTGCTCTCACCCTATGAAAATCCGTTCGCTGCTCGCCGCGCTCGTGCTCGGTGTGTTCCCCCTCGCTTCGCTCCACGCGCAGGACGCCGCGCCCGCCGCGCCCGCCGCGGCCCCCGCTGCCTCCGCCAAGGCCGATCTCGACGCCTTGGTGGCTAAGATCAGCGGCAAGCTCCGCGCCGGCCAGCGCACGCCCGACGCGCTCAAGGCGGAGATCGCCGAGTTCGACGCGCTCCTCGCCAAATACCCGGCGAAAAACGACGAAACCGCCAACATCGCGATGATGAAGGCCGCCCTCTTCCTCCAAGTCTTCGGCGACGAGGAAACCGCCAAGAAACTCTTCTCTTCCCTGAAAGCCGACTTCCCCGGCACGCAGGCCGCCACCGCGGCCGAGCAGGCGCTTTTCTCGCTCTCCGACGAGGGCAAGAAACAAGCCGCCGCCCAGGAAGCCGCCGAGGAAGCCAAGGTCGCCGCCCTCGTCGGCCAGCCCGCGCCCGAGATCAGTTTCACGTGGTCGTCGAAGGGCGAACTCAAGAAACTCTCCGAGCTCAAAGGCCAGATCGTCGTCCTCGATTTCTGGGCCACGTGGTGCGGCCCGTGCGTCGCCTCCTTCCCGAAAGTTCGCGCGGAAGTCGCGCACTTCAAGGATTCGCCCGTGAAGTTCCTCGGCGTCACCAGCCTCCAGGGGCACGTCCACGGCATCGAGTCCAAGCCGATCGACACGCGGGGCAATCCGCAGAAGGAATACGACCTCATGCCCCAGTTCATGAAGCTCAAGGAAATGACTTGGGACGTCGCCTTCAGCGAAGCCAACGTCTTCAACCCCGACTACGCGATCCGCGGCATCCCCTACGTCGCCATCATCGACCCGAAGGGCGTCGTCCGCCACGCGGGCCTCAACCCGCTCGTGCCCGACGCCGACATCGAGGGCAAAGTCACGGCGCTGCTCCAGGAATTCAATCTGCCGGTGCCCGCTGCCAAAGCGGAGAAATCCGAATAACCCGGTCCCCATCCGTTGCCTCCCCCGCCCCGGCCGTCGCGCCGGGGCTTTTGTTTTCCCCGCGACGATTCCGCTCAAGCCCGCCGCCCGACGGGCCGATTACCCGCTGGTATCGTTTTCCCCCAAGTCTTTCCGCATGGCCGCAGCGCAGCAAATCACCGACGCCCTCATCCAAGAATCGATCGCGAACGCCATGCAGAACGTCTGCCGCACGCTGCTGCGCCACGACGCGAACCTGGTCGACCGCGTCGCCACGTCCACCTACGAGACCGACCCGATCAAGTTCCAGCTCATCGGCAACGTCGGCTTCGGCGGCGAGGCCAACGGCGTCACCTACCTCTGCATGAGCGACGACTTCGCGCTCTTCGCCGTCAGCACGATCCTCGGCATGAGCCGCTCCGAGGTCGAGTTTCACGGCCCCGACGTCCTCAAGGACGCCATCGGCGAGTTCACGAACATGACCGTCGGCGGCTTCAAGAACGCGCTCTGCGACATCGGTTTCCCCTGCAAGCTCACGCTGCCCACCATCGTCCGCGGCAACAACCTCAGCGTCTCCTCGCTGAAAGGCACCGCGCGCCACGTCTTCCGCTTCAGCTGCGCGACGCACGTCGTCGTCGCCGACATCCAGCTGAAAACCGAGTGAGCCACGCCGCGAGCGGACAACCGCGCGGTTTTTCTCCTCAGCCCGCGCGCTGCGCCGTCCACCACGCCCGCGCCTCCGCCATGCCCTCGGCATAGCTGCGCACCGGCGCGTAGCCGAGTTCGCGTCGAATGCGCTCCGCCGGACAATGCGCGATGAACCGATCCGCGCGCGTCACCTTTTCAAACGGAATCACCGGCGCCGGCAACGCATCCGGGAACCACGCACGCATCTCGCCGACGAAGTCGCGCCACATCACCTCCTCGTCGACGACGTTGTAGGCGCGTCCCAGCGCGACCGGATTGCCGAGCGCGAGTTCGGTCGCCCGCACCACGTTGGTCACATGCGTCATCGGCATCAGATCGGCCCCGTCGCCGCGCAACGGCACCTGTCCGGCCCGCACCTTCACCGGCACCTTCATCACCCACACCGAAGTCGGATGCACGCCGAGCACCGCTCCGAGCCGCAGGATCGTCGCCGGCAATCCGCGCTCCATTTCCGCGCGCAACGCCCGCTCCGCCTCCGCTTTCGCCAACCCGTAATGCGGCGACGCCGCCGGCGAGTGCGCGTAGGCGCGACCGAGTTCGCGCAACGGCGCCTCCTCGTCGAACACCTCCCGCTCCGCCTGAAAGTCGTAGACCGAAAGCGTCGAGATGTGGATGAACTGCCGGCAGCCCGCCGCGCGCGCCGCCGCCGCCAGCGTGCCGGTGCCGCTCGCGTTCACCGCCAACGCATCCGCCAGATCCTTGCCGACCGTCGCCGCCGCATGCACGACGAACCTCTGCCCCGCACAAACGCGCGCCGCCGTCGCCGCATCGACGAACTCGCCCTCGACCTGCGTGACATTCGCCGCTTCGAGACCGCGATGCGGACCGGCCTGACGCACGATCGCCGTCACCTTCGCCCCCTGCTCCGCCAGCCAGCCGGCAATCGAGCCGCCGACAAATCCGCTCCCACCCGTCACCAACACCGGCACGTCGCGTAGATTCATCGCGCGAGCTTCCACGTCGTGACACGTCGTGCAAGGCTGGGTCGTTGACTCGATGTCCGCGCGACGTGACGCTCGCGCTGCATCCCATGAAGCTGCGCCTCTCGCTTTGCGTCCTTCTCCTCGGGTTTCCCGCACTGGCGCACGCCCTCGATGCCCGTTACGCCGCCACGCTCCAAACGCTCTGCGATTCGCTCGTGGCCACCCAAATCACGGAGCGCACCTCGCCCGACTTCGGCGCGCTCGTCTGCCCGAGCCGCAACCCGCAGGAACATCCGCTCCACTCGCGCGCCGCCGAAGCGGTCTACCCTCTCGCCGTCGTCTATCGCACGACGCGCGACGCACGCTATCGCGAGGCCGCGCGCCACCTTGCCGATTGGCTCTTCGCCAAACAGCAACCCAACGGCGCGTGGGGCGAGGATTGGCCGAAACACGACGGCTGGAACGGCACCACCTACGACCAACTCATCTCGCTCGCCGGCGCCTATCCGATCCTCGCGCCCGAACTCGATACCACCGAGCGCACTCGCTGGCTTCGCGCCATCCGCTCCGCCGCCGAGTTCACCGCCGCCAATCCCGCCATCGCCAACATCAACTACCACCCGACCGGCGCCGTCGCGCTCGAACTCGCCGCCCGCGTGATCGAAAACCCGCCGCCCCGCTGGCGCGTGCGCGCCGCCGAACTCATCCGCCTCACACTCGCCTCCGTCAACGCCGACAATCTCATCGTCGGCGAAGGTCAGGGCGTCGATCTCGGCTACAACCTCGCGCAATCCATCGGCTACCTCGCGCTCTACGGCTTGCTCACCCACGACGAGCCGCTGCGCCACCGTGCGGGCGAACTGCTCCGCGCGCACGCCGCGTTCGTCTATCCCAACGGCTCGATCGACAACTCCTGGGGCACGCGTTCCTTCAAGTGGACCTACGAGAGCGGCACCAAGACCGCGCCGGGCGTCTATTTCAGTTTCGCGCTGCTCGGCGATCAGGACGCGCGCCTCGGCGAACTGGGCGACCGCTGCCTCGGCTATCTCGTGCGCGATAACCTCGCCGATGGCCTCGTCACCTACGGCCCGCACGCCGCGCGACACGCCTCGACGCAGCCGCCGTGCCTCTACTCGACGTTCGTCCGTGCGCAGAGCCTCGCCACGGTGATCGAGTTCGCACCTTTCCTGCCATCCGTCGAAATCGTCGCCCCCCGACTCGCGCCGCCACCGGTTCGGTTCTTCCCCACCGTCAACGTCGCCGTCGTGCGCACCGAGAAGATGATGGCCACCGTCTCCGCCTACGGCGGCATCGCCCGCTACGGCCGCGAGCTCGTCAGCCGCGGCGGCAGCCTCACGAATCTCTGGCTCGAAGGCTTCGGTCCGCGCGGCTTCGCGCAAACTTCCTCGGCCACCCGCTACCAACGCCCCGAACCCGCGCACATGCCGATCGAAGGCGACCTCCTTCCGCTCACGCCGCGCATCGAGTGCACGATCGATGGGGTCCGCTACACGAATCTCTTCGAGGCGAACGGCACAATGCGCATCGACCGCGTCCCCGACGGTTTCGCGGTCACGGTCGCCGGCCAGCTGCGCGACGCCACCGGCCACACGAGCGACATCGGCTACGTGCTCACGCACCGCTTCTACCGCGACCGCCTGGTGAAACACTTCGAGCTAACGAGCTCGCACGACCGAGCCGTCACGCTCGTCGAGCCGTTCGTCAACGACCCGGACACCACCTTCACCCGCCGATCAGCAACCGAATTCGAAATCCATCCGCCGGGCTCCGCGACCTGGCGGCTCACCGCGCGCGACGCCAACTTGCGCGCCGGCGAAAATCCCGAGCGCTACTGGTGCCCTTTTCCCGCCGTGGAGTGCTATCCCATCGTCGCCGACGTGCAGTTGCACGCCAACACGCCGACTGTCGTCGAACTCGAACTCGCGCCGCGCTGATCAGCCCTTGCGCGCCTCGAGTTCTTCCCAGCGGGCGAACGCCGCGGCGTGTTCGCGTTCGACGGTTTCGAGCCGCGCCTTCACCTCGGCGAACTTAGCGCCGCCGGTTTTGTAGAAATTCGCATCGCCGAGCTTGGCGGTGAGATCGGCCTGCTCCTTCTCGAGCGCCTCGATCCGCGCGGGCAACGCGTCGAGTTCGGCGCGCTCTTTGTTCGAGAGCTTCTTCAACGATGATCCCACGTTCGCTGAATCCGCTTTTGGGGAGCGAGCTTGCTCGCGACGATCCTGGTCGCGAGCAAGCTCGCTCCCACGACCACGCGTCGCCTGTTTCTTCAGCTCTGCCTGCCAATCGCTGTAGCCGCCGACGTAGTCGCCGATCTGGCCGTCGCCCTCGAACACCAGCGTGCTCGTCACGACTTCGTCGAGGAACGCGCGATCGTGCGACACGAGCAGCAGCGTGCCTTGGAACTCCACGAGCAAATCCTCCAGCAGATCAAGGGTCTCGGCGTCGAGGTCGTTCGTCGGTTCGTCGAGCACGAGCACGTTGGCCGGCTGCGTGAAGAGCTTCGCGAGCAGCAGGCGGTTACGCTCGCCACCGGAAAGCACGCGCGCCGGCGTGCGAGCGCGCGTCGGCTCGAAGAGGAAATCCTGCAGGTAACTGATCACGTTGCGCGTGCGGCCCTCGATCGTGACGGTCGGGTTGCCGTTCGCGATGTTGTCGGCGACGGTCTTGTTGTCGTCGATCTGCGCGCGGAGCTGGTCGAAGTAGACGACCTCGAGATTCGTGCCGTGCTTGATCACGCCGCTGGTCGGCTGCAGCTGACCGAGCAACAGTTTGATCAACGTCGTCTTGCCCGCGCCGTTTGGCCCGAGGATGCCGATCTTCTCGCCGCGATTGATCGTGATCGAGAAATCGCGCAGCACCGTCTTCCCTCCGGCCCACGTGTAGTCGACCTTCTCCGCCTCGACGACCTTCTGGCCGCTGCGCTCGGCTTCGGCGAGTTTCAGGGTGGCGTTGCCGACGCGCTCGCGGCGCGCCTTGGCCTCGGCCCGCATTTCCTTCAGCGCGTTGATGCGCGCGGTGGCACGCGAGCGCTGGGCCTTCACGCCGCGGCGAATCCACTCTTCCTCCTGCGCGAGCTTCTTGTCGAACGCCGCGCGCTGCTTCTCTTCCTCCTCCAGCACCTGCTGCTTGCGGACGAGATAGGTGTCGTAGTCGCACGCCCAGCCCGCGAGCCGGCCGCGATCGAGCTCGACGATGCGCGTGGCGATCTTGCGCAGGAAGGCGCGGTCGTGCGTCACGAAAAACAGCGTCGGCTTCGTTTCGAGCAGCAGTTCCTCGAGCCAGAGGATCGATTCGAGGTCGAGATGGTTCGTCGGCTCGTCGAGCAGCAGCAAATCCGGCTGCCCCGCCAGCGCTCGCGCCAGCAGCACGCGACGCTTCAAGCCGCCGGAGAGCGCCGAAAACTCCTGTGTCGGCGGCACGCCGACGTGGTTGATCAAATCCTCCACGCGCACATCGCGCTGCCAGTCCTCCTCGTGGTGATCGTCGTTCGGTCGCAATCCGCTCGCGACGATGTCGTGCACGTTGCCGGTCACGTCCGTCGGCACCTCCTGCGTCAGGCGCGCGTAGAGCGAGCCTTGCGGGCGGAACACGTCGCCGGTGTCCGGCTTCATCTCGCCCATGATGACTTTCATCAGCGTCGACTTGCCCGCGCCGTTGCGGCCGACGAGACACACGCGCTCACCCGCCTCGATCTGAAAATTGATGTGGTCGAGGATGGCGGGACCGCCGAAAGCGAGGCTGACGTCGAGGAGATTGAGGAGCGCTGGCATGCGTGAAGCCGGCCACGTTGCGTGACGGCTGCGCGCAGTTCAAGGACGGGTTTTTCTGGAGGTGACCATCGGTGCACAGTGCATCTTCGGCGCTGTGCCGCATCCCGCGCCACGCCAACCTCAAAGGAGAAACATCATGAAAGATTCGCTCACCAAAGACCAATTCGTCGCCGTGCTCGAAGCCGCCGGCATCGACGCCACTCTGCGCACCCGACTCCACCGCGAGTTCGAGCGCCAGCAACCGGCCGCCCACGAGAAATTCCTCGCGTGGCTCGGCCTGACGCCGACGGAGATCGCCCGCATCCGCGAGCATTCCCGCGCGACGAACTGAGCCTTCCCTCGCGAGCCCGGCGCCGGCAATCTGGCTTCGGGCTCGCCCCTTTCCTGCATGACGACCATTCGCCAGCTCGCCGCCGAGTTCGGCCTCACGCGCAGCACGCTGCTTTATTACGATCGCATCGGCCTGCTGCGCCCGGACTACCGCACTGCCGCCGGCTATCGGCTCTACAACGCCGCCGACCGCGCGCGCCTCGCCGCAATCTGCCGCTACCGCGCCGCCGGCCTGACGTTGGAGAAAATCGCCGCTGTGCTCGACGCGTCCGAAAAACCGAAATCAGCCGTCAACGCCGCACTGCACGCGCGTCTCACCTCCCTCAACCGCGAGATCGCTGCCTTGCGCCGCCAGCAACAGATCGTCGTCGACCTGCTCGGCCCGCAACGCGGCGCACGCCGCACGCGCATCATGAACAAGGAACGCTGGGTCGCGCTCCTGCGCGCCGCTGGCATGGACGAACCCGAGATGCACCAATGGCACATCGCCTTCGAGCGCCAGTCGCCGGAAGCGCACCGCGACTTCCTCGAGTCGCTCGGCATTCCGGCTGCGGAGATTCGCCGCATCCGCCGGGCCTCGCGCACCCCGCATCAGCCGCGCTGAAATTGCGTCGGGCGGGAAATTTCCTCCGCACTAGCACTACTCAACTAGGTCTCTCTTTTCGCTCGGAAAACGCGAGGTAGCCCGGCCTCTCCGAGGACGGGTCCAACGCACCCGCTACCTGGCAAGCGCACCTACCTAACGGAGTAGTGCCGTAGGCTATCCGAAACACGCTTTGTCGGAACGGCGGGCAGCGGCCTTGGCCGCGCCCCAGGGAGCAACGGGCGCGTGCCAGCCCGCCGCTTACGGTGGAAACCCGGTTTTCGGATCGCCGCTAGACAAACGGCGTGCGCGGCGGCGCTTGGGCTGAGTCTCGCCGCACTGCACCCCACCGCACCATGGATCTCCTCGCCTCCGCCCTGCGCGCTTTGCGCGCGCACAAGCTTTTCAGCGTTCTCATCATCGGCCTGCTCGCGCTCGGTATCGGCGCGAACACCGCGATCTTCTCCGTCGTCCACGCCGTCCTGCTGAAGCCGCTGCCCTACCCGCAGCCCGGCGAACTCGTGCTCGTGCGCAAGCCGCCGCGCGACGCCTCCCTCAATCTTCCCGGCGGCGGCGACCAGATGCCCGACAACGAATTTCTCGGCTGGACCGAGGCCGTGCCGAAAACCTTTCGCGCCCTCGCCGCCTACCGCAACAGCTCCTCGGCGCTCCAACGCGGCGACGGCGCCGTGCGCGTGCCCACCGCCGCGGTCACCGGCGAATTCTTTCCCATGCTCGGCGTGAGCGCGTGGCGCGGCCGGCTCTTCGACGCCGCCGATCTGAAACCCGGCGCGCCGCTCACCGCCGTCCTCAGCTACAGCGCGTGGCAATCCCGCTTCGAAGGCAAGGACAGCGCCCTCGGCGAAGTCGTCATGCTCGACGACGCGCCGCACACCATCGTCGGCGTGCTGCCGCCCGCGTTCGAGTTCACCGATCCCGTGCAATTCTGGCGCCCGCTCCAACTCACGCCCAGCGCGCCGGGCCAGCTCCGCATCCAGATGGTCCGCGTGTTCGGCCGTTTGATGCCGGGCACGAAGCACGAAACCGCCCAACGAGAGCTCGACGAAATCTCCGACCGGTTCTGGACGACTCTGGCGACCGGTTTCGTTGACGGCGGCCCCAACGCCGACCGCCGCGCCGCTCCGCCGACCGCCGCCGCACCGGCAAACGCCACCTCCGCTCCTGCTGCCGCAAACTCCGGTGCCGAACGAGCCGCCGCGCCCGCCAGCCCCGCGCCCGACGCGACACCTTCGCTGCCGCGCGGCGTGAGCCTGCAGCTGCCGCCCGGTGCCAACCCCAACAACCCGGCGGTGCAAAAGGCCATCGCCGACGCGCTCGCCCAGCGTCAGGCCGCCGGTGGAAGCCAGACGACGGTCGCCACGCCGCGGGCCGACATGCCGACATCCGGCGTCGTCGCCGCGCCCGCTTCCGCGCCGAGCAATTCAGCGAACCCGACACCCGCTGCCGACGAACGCCGCCTCGGCCCCGCCGGTGTTCCTCCCGCCGGTGGACCGCCGCGTCTCCAACTTCCCTTCGTCGGCTCCAAGGCGCAGCTCGTGACCTTGCAGGAACAGCTCGCCCGCCAGTCGCGCGCCACCTTGTGGCTGTTGCTGTGCGCCGTCGGCTTCGTGCTGCTCATCGCCTGCGCGAACATCGCCAACCTCCAGCTGGCGCGCGCCGCCACACGCCGACGCGACGTCGCCGTGCGCGCCGCCCTCGGTGCCTCGCCCGGGCGCCTCGCCGCCGAGGTGCTCGCGGAAAACCTCGTGTTGGCCCTGCTCGGCGGGCTGGCCGGCACGGCGCTAGCGTGGGCTTCCTCGCAGGTTCTGCAAAGATGGCTCGCCGATTACCTGCCGCGCGTGAATCCCGTGGGCGTCAACCTCACGGTGCTCGCCTTCGCCTTGCTGCTCGCATTCGTCGCGGGTTTGGCCTTCGGACTCGCCCCCGCCTGGCAAGGCGCGCGCGTGGACCTGCTCGACACACTCAAGGAAGGTTGCGCGCAAGCCTCGCGCGGCGGCTCGCGCTGGCGGCAGGCGCTCGTCGCACTGGAGTTCGCTCTCGCTCTGGTGCTGGCGATCAACACCGGCCTGCTCATCCGCAGCATCTACCAGCTCTACTCGACCGACCTCGGCTTCCGGGTGAGCGACGTGCTCACCGCGAACCTGTCCCTCCCGCGCCGCTACAGCACGCCGGCACAGCAACGCGACTTCGCGCGACGCTGGCTCGAGAACATCCGCGCGTTGCCGGGCGTAAAGTCCGCCGCGATCACCGACCTGCCGCCGCTGTCGCCCTACTCCCAGATCGTGCTCTCCGCCACCGTGCAGGGCGGCACCGGCAATGCCAACGCCTCGGTCAATTCCGCGCCGCAGCAGATGGCGATCACGTCCGTGACGCCGGACTTTTTTCCCGCCACCGGCATCGCTCTGCGCCAAGGGCGCCTTTTCACCGAGCAGGACGGCGCGGACGCCCCGCCCGTCGCCCTCGT
This portion of the Candidatus Didemnitutus sp. genome encodes:
- a CDS encoding ABC transporter permease — its product is MDLLASALRALRAHKLFSVLIIGLLALGIGANTAIFSVVHAVLLKPLPYPQPGELVLVRKPPRDASLNLPGGGDQMPDNEFLGWTEAVPKTFRALAAYRNSSSALQRGDGAVRVPTAAVTGEFFPMLGVSAWRGRLFDAADLKPGAPLTAVLSYSAWQSRFEGKDSALGEVVMLDDAPHTIVGVLPPAFEFTDPVQFWRPLQLTPSAPGQLRIQMVRVFGRLMPGTKHETAQRELDEISDRFWTTLATGFVDGGPNADRRAAPPTAAAPANATSAPAAANSGAERAAAPASPAPDATPSLPRGVSLQLPPGANPNNPAVQKAIADALAQRQAAGGSQTTVATPRADMPTSGVVAAPASAPSNSANPTPAADERRLGPAGVPPAGGPPRLQLPFVGSKAQLVTLQEQLARQSRATLWLLLCAVGFVLLIACANIANLQLARAATRRRDVAVRAALGASPGRLAAEVLAENLVLALLGGLAGTALAWASSQVLQRWLADYLPRVNPVGVNLTVLAFALLLAFVAGLAFGLAPAWQGARVDLLDTLKEGCAQASRGGSRWRQALVALEFALALVLAINTGLLIRSIYQLYSTDLGFRVSDVLTANLSLPRRYSTPAQQRDFARRWLENIRALPGVKSAAITDLPPLSPYSQIVLSATVQGGTGNANASVNSAPQQMAITSVTPDFFPATGIALRQGRLFTEQDGADAPPVALVNEAFVKQYYPKGLTLGAQLAVPGLGGPGSGPPSRNRPPPTAAIVGVVADVRPRGFESAAQPLAYFPFEQQPRARISAVVQFTGDAATLSRLVTQATHKIDAGLALDHPSTLEAQLNRQNAPRRITLFLTSAFAATAVLLAALGIFGVMSYTVTLRTQEIGVRMALGADTATILRWMLRYGAVAIAGGLAAGLGLTVATSRLLSSFLVGITALDPLVVTCGVVALVLVGLIACWLPARRATQVNPVEALRNE